Genomic segment of Candidatus Methylomirabilota bacterium:
GGCCGTCGGCATTCCAGTCGGGGTGGGTGGGCAGCGCCCCCTCCACGTGGAAGGTCACCCCGAGCTTCTTGAGCGAGGCGCGGAACTTGGCGATGTCGTCGCCGTCGATCAGATCGTCGGTGTCCTCGTCGAGCAGGTGGACCGCGGGCCCGGTGAGCACCACGTGCACCTCGTTGTCGCCGGCGACGATGCCGAGCGCGATACGCATGGCCTCGTTGGCCCGATGCGAGACGCGCGGGTCCTCGGAGATGACGACGAGGGTGGGCTGGCTCGGACTCACGGCCGCACGCGGGCTAGTTGAGCGCGATGAAGCGGTCGGTGCCGTTGATCACGTCGGTGA
This window contains:
- a CDS encoding DsrE family protein; amino-acid sequence: MSPSQPTLVVISEDPRVSHRANEAMRIALGIVAGDNEVHVVLTGPAVHLLDEDTDDLIDGDDIAKFRASLKKLGVTFHVEGALPTHPDWNADGHPVVSVSREEIAALVPRATRFLVF